Proteins co-encoded in one Rhopalosiphum maidis isolate BTI-1 chromosome 2, ASM367621v3, whole genome shotgun sequence genomic window:
- the LOC113551995 gene encoding protein RCC2 homolog yields MSAKRQSKGKANGVSRKKSKIVEDDPPVLSEEDDDDDRRSDDDDVDELAEDNASLRVKGPDHIGVVLLTGGTNWDLNGRKSMPKGCKSVGRNLYEPHLFGPLKDNRIRLVVSSCNSSHTIFITEEGKALSLGRNEKGQLGVKDLLRRDIPTPIEGLPDHAIVNAATGRGHTLLLTDRGAVYSCGDNKNSQCGVKSKDPFVTTAMRVKYNGPPIVKVGCGAEFSILLDCKGTLYSFGLPEYGQLGHNTNGEYIERAGAINFATVKLPKPIMTFVEKTKNKVEILPKPEIRDFACGTNHTVAIDDHKKAYSWGFGGYGRLGHSEPKDELQPRLIKYFDVQRSGVKHVACGPAFSIAINEFGAVYLFGQMSSRGEANMYPKPVQDLHGWNLRSIGTCSIGLVAAADDSCIVWGSGTSSGELGLGELKKSSAKPCEMKKLDGLYVEQVTCGSAHTFLLARDLSEDDKDIIASMPEYKPVVA; encoded by the exons ATGTCTGCCAAACGGCAATCCAAAGGCAAAGCGAACGGCGTGTCACGCAAAAAGTCCAAAATCGTCGAAGACGACCCGCCCGTGTTGAGTGAAGAAGATGACGATGACGACCGGAGGTCCGATGACGACGACGTTGACGAGCTGGCCGAAGACAACGCGTCCCTG AGAGTGAAAGGTCCGGATCACATTGGTGTTGTGCTTTTAACTGGTGGAACTAATTGGGATTTAAATGGTCGCAAGTCTATGCCAAAAGGATGCAAGTCTGTTGGTCGAAATTTATATGAACCCCACTTATTTGGACCATTAAAAGATAACCGTATTCGTTTGGTAGTGAGTAGCTGCAATTCTTCACACACTATCTTTATAACTGAAGAAGGGAAAGCTTTGTCTTTAG gaCGAAATGAAAAGGGTCAACTGGGAGTCAAAGATTTACTCAGGCGTGACATTCCAACTCCAATTGAAGGTTTGCCTGATCATGCTATTGTTAATGCTGCTACTGGCCGTGGACATACATTACTTCTCACtg atCGTGGTGCAGTATACAGTTGCGGTGATAATAAGAATAGTCAGTGTGGCGTGAAGAGCAAAGACCCCTTTGTTACAACAGCAATGAGG gTTAAATATAATGGACCACCAATTGTAAAAGTTGGTTGTGGTGCTGAGTTCAGCATTTTACTTGACTGTAAAGGTACTTTATATTCATTTGGTTTGCCTGAGTATGGACAGTTAGGACATAATACTAATGGAGAGTATATTGAAAGAGCTGGTGCTATTAACTTTGCTACAGTCAAACTACCCAAGCCTATAATGACTTTTGTTGAGAAAACAAAGAATAAAGTAGAAATTTTGCCTAAACCTGAAATCAGAGATTTTGCATGTGGTACAAATCATAca GTAGCTATTGATGACCATAAAAAAGCATATTCTTGGGGATTTGGAGGTTATGGACGGCTTGGACATTCTGAACCAAAAGATGAATTACAACCGAGACTTATCAAATACTTTGATGTTCAAAGAAGTGGTGTGAAACATGTTGCCTGTGGACCTGCATTCAGTATTGCAATTAATGAATTTG gcgctgtttatttatttggacAAATGAGTAGTCGAGGAGAAGCTAATATGTATCCCAAACCGGTACAAGATCTTCATGGTTGGAATTTACGCAGTATTGGTACATGCTCTATTGGGTTAGTTGCAGCAGCTGATGACTCTTGCATTGTTTGGGGTTCTGGAACTAGCTCTGGCGAATTG GGTCTtggagaattaaaaaaatccagTGCTAAACCATGTGAAATGAAGAAACTTGATGGATTATATGTAGAACAGGTGACTTGTGGATCTGCACACACATTTTTACTTGCTCGAGATCTGTCAGAAGATGACAAAGATATTATTGCTTCCATGCCGGAATATAAACCTGTTGTAGCTTAA